A region of the Heterodontus francisci isolate sHetFra1 unplaced genomic scaffold, sHetFra1.hap1 HAP1_SCAFFOLD_1380, whole genome shotgun sequence genome:
CGGTAGGTGCTAACGGTGGTGGGACGCAGCTGAAGAGCCCAGAGAAGAAAAAACGGAAGTCCAGCGTGCAGGTAGAGTAAAGTCATGTTTTAAACTAATATATGTCTGACAGCTCCTGCTCCGCACGGGCCTCATCCcacccccctcttcatctcaccctatccccatatccttctattcctttctccctcgtgcgtttatccagcttcccccttaaatgtatctcttagtgactgtcttatattgatggccaccTAGTGCTGGTCTCCCCCACGGGTGTTAatgtctctacgtctaccctatcaaatgcctATCGTTTTGCCGAACAGCTTGCATTCATATCGTGCCTTTGAGGTAAAGGCGCTCCACGGGAGTGTTATAAAACAGAACTTTGACGCTGCAGGGGTAATCTGTTGCCCCAGTGTGCGTCCTATTGTGCATTTATGGTGGCTGGTCGTTTGAGGCTCGCGTTCAGGacctgagaggaggaggaggatcgggcagCTCTTGTGCGGAGTGCCTCACTAATTGGTTTTCCCTCATCATGCCAAAAGTGTTCTGGACAAGACCACATTGTCGCCTCTGCTATATTCCTGCGTCTTATGTCTGTGCATCAGGAACTACTTACTTTAAAGTGTACcgtttgatttgatttttttttggtgAAGAAAATCTTGCCTTTTCTGTCAGCTGAGTTTAATTGAAGTTTTTTTGTTTTGATAAATGTCTCCACTTGAAATTTCGACGGCTCAGTTGATTGTCAAAGCAATGACTTGTTGAGATTCATATGACCACAGCCAATGTTGGAACTGTTTGGAGGTGTCAGTTGGGACGTCACTTAAAATAGCAGCATCTCTTGCACTAATCAGAGCGTAGTACTTAGTGCAAGTACAGAGGGAACAGCAGGTTTTTAATTTGTTTCCCTGGTTGTGACAAGGTTGGCAttaattgcccccccccccccccccctcccctgtggTCGCGATGGCATTCAGAATCAAACGTGCGGCATGAGATTGGCTTCACGGGCAGCCCAGACGAGGTAGCCTGCGCGAAACAGCTGGCTTTTTTTCCAGTATGGCAGCTTTCACAGTCTTTATTTTCTGGTGCCAGCCCACAAATGACCAAGTTCGTTGGGTTCAGTATCCCAACTAGCCAGGCTGAGATTTGCACCCCTGGTTTGCTAGCCTCCCACCAAAATCACAGGGCTAACATTCCCATCATTCAATGAAATAAAGAATTATTTTTGGATCTGCGAAgcagaaagttacagcacagaaggagtccattcggcccatcgtgcctgtgccagctctttgaaatcaatcaatttagttcccccacccccccaccccgctctttcccccatatccctgcacaattatcttcaatctgtgtctctctctagttACCCGTCCTTTAATGGATTCCACGTTTTTAACATTATGAACAAATTATTTCTTTGCGAGGACAGGAATTTCTCTCTCCATTGCGATTTGTAGCTAATGGACGCCTGCTGTCACTGTCTAATTCCGTTCCTGTGCTTTTTGTCCTTCAGGCAGCTCAGTTTTCACACCTCTCCGAGTTTGCTCCTCCGCCCACACCGATGGTTGACCACCTCGTGGCCTCGAACCCCTTCGATGATGACTTCATTCCCCCTAAAGGGGTGACTCCGCCTGGTCCTTTCTTTAGCAACCCAGGTGCTTACGGAGCCTACCGACCGCATTCCAGCATCCCACCCCACCTGCATCCTGCCTTCAGCCCTGGACCTCAGCCCATGAGGCGCCAGCCACCGCACCATTTCCCTCCGAACCAGTTAGCCGGGGGTTTTGGCATGCCTCAAAATCCGAGCTTTGGGCAGCCCGCTGGCATGAACTTTGGGAACCCGCCCTTCAACCCAGGGATCAACCAGACTTTCAGTCCGCCTCCAGGCCAGCCTCTCCACCCAGGACCCCCGGGCGCAGGTCCAGCTGGCAACTTCAACTCCATGATGCCTCCAACTATGGGCCAGCCTCCGCGTGGTGACATCATCCCAGGCGGCGGACCCGGGATAGGCCCGGCAGCTGGGGCCCCCATGGGACCGAAATTTGTCCAACTCCCGAGCCCTTTTAACCCCAACCCGGGGCctcggcctaaccaaagctttgccAAAGGCACGAGTCAAACGAACCTCCCGTCAAATGCCAGCTCGTTCCCCAGCCCGGACCGGAACTTCCCTCAGGTGGAAGATGCCGCCAAGAAATTCAGCCGCCCCGGGAACGCTTTTAACCCAGGGAGCGAACATTCTGCCTCCCCAGCTGCCGTCAACGGCAACCAGGCGGGCTTTAACCAAAACGCCGGCGGCCAGAACAGCACCGCCGCCGCCGACGGCAACAGCTTTCCCGTGGCCTCCGGCAAGAATCCAAGCGGCGCCGGCCACCGGTCTTCCTCTGATCCCGTGTACCCGTGTGGCTTCTGCCTCAACGAGGTGAACGATGACCAGGACGCCATCTTGTGCGAGGCCTCCTGCCAGAAGTGGTTCCACCGCGAGTGCACCGGCATGACGGAGACAGCGTACGGCCTGCTCACCACGGAGACGTCGGCCGTGTGGGCCTGCGACTTCTGCCTGAAGAGCAAGGAGATTCAGTCGGTGTACCTGCGGGAGAACCTGGGCCAGCCGGTTGTGAACGATGGCTGAgaatgtgggtggggggggggtgggggggggggagaaattccTTTCTTTCCATCACCTGACTATTGACCAACAGCCTCCATTTTtaactggggagggaggggagcgcTCGGCGGGGCTCACATTCAGGGTTACGATGCACTTGTGTTTTTGTGACGGCAGAGGGAAGCGAGTAAGTTACACTTGGCTCAACTGGGCGCGGGGCGGGTATTAGCGCTTCTCTGTATGAACACAGTCTTGTTGGGGGGGAAATACCcagggggtggtggatggattaAAGTGGGATTGTACTGTGATGGCTGAGTaggtgtgggggggtgtggggttaCGAGATTTGAGGGCAGCTAGTCATGTCGTGCCATGAATCTGAAATATTACAATGTACAAGGAAGGCAGGAGCATAAGCAAGTCACTCGGACCTGAATGCTTGGCCCAATCGGATCTTGGTTTCGGGGCCTCGCAATGACCCAGTGTCCATTTAAAACGAACGGTTTCAACTCGACCTGAACTCTCCAGGCTCCATCACAGCCCATATTGGCTGTGCAGGCATCTAACTCCGTATCCTTCCCCCTGCCCACAGCCTCTCGCTCTTTCCTGAGTTACGGATTACACTGAAGTTATGAGAGGTTATCTTGCacaaagtggggtggggggggggggggtgggggggcagcacCCTTCCTACCCTGACCACTCCCAAGCCCTCGACTTGTGTTCAGTCTTGGGGGACATATAAATGATTACCTGACACCTCGATTTCAAAGTAGCTCTGCTTTGTTTTTATTTGACTTTTAAATACATTAATAGTCAGACTGTGCCAAGCTGAAAGTTGTGGGGTGGATTGTACTGACTGTCCCACTGAGGAATAATGTTACTTCATTGCCACTGTTGAGCTTCCCCGCCCCCCTGACCCCCAGTATTATGTTCTTTCCAGGGGGCGTGGG
Encoded here:
- the LOC137361651 gene encoding pygopus homolog 2-like, which gives rise to SICTVDRRLSSFSRKPETARGREEHSGSGGLKSAPKAQSRRPETEREREEHGRSGTGKNLCDIRVASQSTGKQHLRGEYTGANGGGTQLKSPEKKKRKSSVQAAQFSHLSEFAPPPTPMVDHLVASNPFDDDFIPPKGVTPPGPFFSNPGAYGAYRPHSSIPPHLHPAFSPGPQPMRRQPPHHFPPNQLAGGFGMPQNPSFGQPAGMNFGNPPFNPGINQTFSPPPGQPLHPGPPGAGPAGNFNSMMPPTMGQPPRGDIIPGGGPGIGPAAGAPMGPKFVQLPSPFNPNPGPRPNQSFAKGTSQTNLPSNASSFPSPDRNFPQVEDAAKKFSRPGNAFNPGSEHSASPAAVNGNQAGFNQNAGGQNSTAAADGNSFPVASGKNPSGAGHRSSSDPVYPCGFCLNEVNDDQDAILCEASCQKWFHRECTGMTETAYGLLTTETSAVWACDFCLKSKEIQSVYLRENLGQPVVNDG